ACCTGCGCGACGGCGCCTTCGTCACCCGTGAACGGGCGCGGCTGGTGGCCTTCGCCGTGCTCACGGCCTCCCTGATCGGTCTGGTCTATATCCTGGCGACCGCGACCGGCCTCAACGACTATTCCGGGCGGCCGATCGGCTCCGATTTCTCCAATATTTACGCCGCCGGCACCTATGTGCTGGACGGCGAGGCGGCCAAGCCCTTCGACCCCGCCGCCCAGCATGCCCGGGAGCAGGCGATCTTCGGCGCGGCCACGCCCTTCTATGGCTGGCATTACCCGCCCTTCTTCCTCGGCCTGGCGGCGCTTTTGGCGACCATGCCCTATCTGATGGCGCTGGCGGTCTGGCAGGGCGCGACACTGGTTCTGTATCTGCTGGCGATGAGGGCGATCCTCAACACGCCGTCATGGCCGGGCTTGTCCCGGCCATCCACGTCTTCCTTTGCGGAGCCGCCGCAAGGCGTGGATGCCCGGCACAAGGCCGGGCATGACGAAGGAGAGGTCCTTGAGCGCGAAAAGCTCTGGCTCCTCCTCGCCATCGCCTACCCCGCCGTCTTCATCAATCTCGGCCACGGCCATAACGGCTTCCTCACCGCGGCGCTGTTCGCCGCCGCACTGCTGACACTCGACAGCCGTCCGGTCCTGTCCGGCATCCTGATCGGCTGCCTCGCCTACAAGCCGCAGTTCGGGCTGCTCATTCCACTGGTG
The Pseudolabrys sp. FHR47 genome window above contains:
- a CDS encoding glycosyltransferase family 87 protein, translated to MATLLENLRDGAFVTRERARLVAFAVLTASLIGLVYILATATGLNDYSGRPIGSDFSNIYAAGTYVLDGEAAKPFDPAAQHAREQAIFGAATPFYGWHYPPFFLGLAALLATMPYLMALAVWQGATLVLYLLAMRAILNTPSWPGLSRPSTSSFAEPPQGVDARHKAGHDEGEVLEREKLWLLLAIAYPAVFINLGHGHNGFLTAALFAAALLTLDSRPVLSGILIGCLAYKPQFGLLIPLVLVATGRWRVFAAAAATVAIMALAVTAAFGVEVWHAFLASSEFTRHVVLEQGGTGWHKIQSTFAWARMWGAGLPLAYAVQTATTVAVAAALVVIWRGRSRFAVKAAALLIGSILATPYSLDYDLMLIAPAIAFLAADAARRGAAPKNVPWEKTLLAALWIVPLVARSFAQLTHIPLGAPVMLLSFGWLLYRALRTEAPGIIESQAA